A single genomic interval of Stenotrophomonas sp. ZAC14D1_NAIMI4_1 harbors:
- a CDS encoding LysR family transcriptional regulator: MDTLDAMRVFVAVVERNGFSAAAQALDMSTAGVTRQVAALEKRLSTRLLHRTTRRVSPTSAGAAYYAQCMRLLAEFDALEASIGAQALEPSGMLRINAPVSWGIARLGPLLAGYRQRFPQVELDLALSDRLVDMVEEGYDVAIRITREPSPALIARRLGQARITLCAAPSYLAARGTPRTPQDLEQHDCLGYSYWASGNQWPLQGPGGETRVTVNSILQANNGDVLREAAIAGMGVILQPDFLLEDALADGRLVRVLPEWDVPAIGIFAVYTSRSHLAPKVRSFIDYLVDAGV, from the coding sequence ATGGACACCCTGGATGCGATGCGTGTGTTCGTGGCGGTGGTCGAGCGCAACGGCTTCAGTGCCGCCGCGCAGGCCTTGGACATGTCCACGGCCGGGGTGACCCGGCAGGTGGCCGCGCTGGAAAAGCGCCTGTCCACCCGCCTGCTCCACCGCACCACGCGGCGGGTCAGCCCCACCAGCGCGGGCGCGGCCTACTACGCGCAGTGCATGCGCCTGCTGGCCGAGTTCGATGCGCTGGAAGCGAGCATCGGCGCCCAGGCGCTGGAGCCCTCGGGAATGCTGCGCATCAACGCGCCGGTCAGCTGGGGCATCGCCCGCCTCGGCCCGCTGCTGGCCGGCTACCGCCAGCGCTTCCCGCAGGTGGAGCTGGACCTGGCGCTGTCCGACCGCCTGGTGGACATGGTGGAAGAAGGCTATGACGTGGCCATCCGCATCACCCGCGAACCGAGCCCGGCGCTGATCGCGCGGCGGCTGGGCCAGGCCCGAATCACGCTGTGTGCTGCGCCGTCCTATCTGGCCGCACGTGGCACGCCGCGCACCCCGCAGGATCTGGAACAGCACGACTGCCTCGGCTACAGCTACTGGGCCTCGGGCAACCAGTGGCCGCTGCAGGGGCCCGGCGGCGAAACGCGGGTGACGGTGAACAGCATCCTGCAGGCCAACAACGGCGATGTGCTGCGCGAAGCGGCCATCGCCGGGATGGGCGTGATCCTGCAGCCGGATTTCCTGCTGGAGGACGCGCTGGCCGACGGCCGCCTGGTACGCGTGCTGCCCGAGTGGGACGTGCCCGCCATCGGCATCTTCGCCGTGTACACCAGCCGCAGCCACCTGGCGCCGAAAGTACGCAGCTTCATCGATTACCTGGTGGATGCCGGGGTGTAG
- a CDS encoding MFS transporter — MNTATSSLSPAVPTHRWWAVAAAGLATFSVVTTEMLPVGLLTLIADHFGASAGTAGLMISLPALLAALFAPLVVVAAGGLDRRRILCALLGLLLVANLASALAPGIGWLLAARVLVGFCMGGIWAIAGGLAARLVPPARIGLATSIIFGGVAAASVLGVPLGAMIGEALGWRWAFVAMAVFSGLVLLMHLRVVPALPVEGSVRARQFLQQLGNRGLRMGLLLTLLLVAAHFVAFTYVRPLLVTLAHVEAAWIGGLLFAYGMAGILGNFIVGPLAARRPRGLLLAIALGLLLTPLLLLWVGDTPAGGVAVLLLWGLAYGGVSVGLMTWMMKAVPRAVEIATALYVGVFNIGIALGAWAGGLLVDGLGLQANLWVAAGLAAMATVVVMGLRRQ; from the coding sequence ATGAACACCGCCACATCGTCGCTGTCCCCCGCCGTGCCGACACACCGCTGGTGGGCCGTCGCCGCAGCCGGCCTGGCCACGTTCTCGGTGGTCACCACCGAGATGCTGCCTGTCGGCCTGTTGACCCTCATCGCCGATCACTTCGGTGCGTCCGCAGGCACCGCCGGCCTGATGATCTCGTTGCCCGCGCTGCTGGCGGCCCTGTTCGCACCGCTGGTGGTTGTTGCCGCTGGCGGCCTCGATCGCCGTCGCATCCTGTGCGCGCTGCTGGGCCTGCTGCTGGTGGCCAACCTGGCTTCGGCGCTGGCGCCGGGCATTGGCTGGCTGCTGGCCGCGCGCGTGCTGGTGGGCTTCTGCATGGGTGGCATCTGGGCCATCGCCGGCGGACTGGCGGCGCGGCTGGTGCCGCCAGCGCGCATCGGCCTGGCCACTTCCATCATCTTCGGTGGCGTGGCCGCCGCCTCGGTGCTGGGCGTGCCGCTGGGCGCGATGATCGGCGAGGCGCTGGGATGGCGTTGGGCGTTCGTGGCCATGGCGGTGTTCAGCGGCCTGGTCCTGCTGATGCATCTGCGGGTGGTGCCGGCGTTGCCGGTGGAAGGTTCGGTGCGCGCGCGCCAGTTCCTGCAGCAGCTGGGCAACCGGGGGCTGCGGATGGGGCTGCTGCTGACCCTGCTGCTGGTGGCCGCGCACTTCGTTGCCTTCACCTATGTGCGGCCGCTGCTGGTCACGTTGGCGCATGTCGAGGCAGCGTGGATCGGCGGGCTGCTGTTTGCCTATGGCATGGCAGGCATCCTTGGCAATTTCATCGTTGGCCCGCTGGCGGCGCGGCGCCCACGCGGCCTGCTGCTGGCCATCGCGCTGGGGCTGCTGCTGACGCCGCTGCTGTTGCTGTGGGTGGGTGATACGCCGGCCGGTGGCGTGGCGGTGCTGCTGTTGTGGGGCCTGGCCTATGGCGGGGTATCGGTGGGCTTGATGACGTGGATGATGAAGGCTGTACCACGGGCGGTGGAGATTGCCACCGCGCTGTATGTGGGCGTGTTCAACATCGGCATCGCGCTGGGCGCGTGGGCGGGCGGGCTGCTGGTCGATGGCCTGGGATTGCAGGCCAACCTGTGGGTCGCGGCCGGGCTGGCAGCGATGGCAACCGTGGTCGTGATGGGGCTGCGCCGGCAGTAG
- a CDS encoding TetR family transcriptional regulator translates to MVRRTRAEMEETRASLLATARRVFSEHGYAATSMDDLTAQAGLTRGALYHHFGDKKGLLAAVVAELDAETDVRLQAISEAADEAWEGFVQRCRAYLDMALEPDIQRIVLRDARAVLGGASPDSQRHCVNSMQRLIEQLIAQGVVAAVDAQALASLIYGSLAEAAFWIAEGEDGDARLRQAGAALEVLLRGLKAG, encoded by the coding sequence ATGGTCCGCCGCACCCGCGCCGAGATGGAAGAAACCCGTGCCAGCCTGCTGGCCACCGCCCGCCGGGTGTTCAGCGAACACGGCTACGCGGCCACCTCGATGGACGACCTGACCGCCCAGGCCGGGCTGACCCGGGGCGCGCTGTACCACCACTTCGGCGACAAGAAGGGCCTGCTGGCGGCGGTGGTCGCCGAACTCGACGCCGAGACGGACGTGCGGCTGCAGGCGATCAGCGAGGCGGCCGACGAAGCGTGGGAGGGGTTCGTGCAGCGCTGCCGCGCCTACCTGGACATGGCCCTGGAACCGGACATCCAGCGCATCGTGCTGCGTGATGCGCGCGCGGTGCTGGGCGGTGCATCGCCGGATTCACAGCGCCACTGCGTGAACTCGATGCAGCGGTTGATCGAACAGTTGATCGCGCAGGGCGTGGTTGCCGCAGTGGACGCTCAGGCGCTGGCGTCGCTCATCTACGGCAGTCTTGCCGAAGCCGCGTTCTGGATTGCCGAAGGCGAGGACGGTGATGCGCGGTTGCGCCAGGCGGGCGCGGCGCTGGAGGTGTTGTTGCGGGGTTTGAAGGCAGGGTGA
- a CDS encoding oxygenase MpaB family protein, whose protein sequence is MPPLLHRLSRPVTAPIRRWVLDAFPRGQSGIDYDHPLGDPGWFGPDSVTWRMHAELPSMLAGGLCALMLQTLHPRALAGVYDHSNFRQDLVGRLRRTTAFVAGTSYAPAGEVEKLVAKVRRIHAQIRGRTAQGEAYAADDPQLLTWVHVTEAFGFLQGYRRYGRDVPEAIADRYYDEYRCVAEALGAVDVPRSEAEVAAYFCARQPELLADARSREVLAVLSTVNLPVPIPGLSRAVFLGAGAALLPDWAEAMLERTAGQRTQAAASARLMQGMAPLFRRALPDGLSTRACARVGVPVDVLREWPEMLR, encoded by the coding sequence ATGCCGCCGCTGCTGCACCGCCTTTCCCGCCCCGTCACCGCGCCGATCCGGCGCTGGGTGCTTGATGCCTTCCCGCGCGGCCAGAGCGGCATCGACTACGACCATCCGCTGGGCGACCCGGGCTGGTTCGGCCCTGACAGCGTGACCTGGCGCATGCACGCCGAGCTGCCCTCGATGCTGGCCGGCGGCCTGTGCGCGTTGATGCTGCAGACCCTGCACCCGCGCGCGCTGGCCGGCGTCTACGATCACTCCAACTTCCGCCAGGACCTGGTCGGCCGCCTGCGCCGGACCACGGCCTTCGTCGCGGGCACCAGCTACGCGCCCGCAGGGGAAGTGGAAAAGCTGGTGGCCAAGGTGCGTCGCATCCATGCGCAGATCCGCGGCCGCACGGCGCAGGGCGAGGCCTATGCCGCCGACGATCCGCAGCTGCTGACGTGGGTGCACGTGACCGAGGCGTTCGGCTTCCTGCAGGGCTATCGCCGCTACGGGCGCGACGTGCCGGAGGCGATCGCCGACCGCTACTACGACGAGTACCGCTGCGTTGCAGAGGCCCTGGGTGCGGTGGACGTGCCGCGCAGCGAGGCGGAAGTGGCGGCCTACTTCTGCGCGCGGCAACCGGAGCTGCTGGCCGATGCGCGTTCGCGCGAAGTGCTGGCGGTGCTGTCGACGGTCAATCTGCCGGTGCCGATTCCGGGCCTGTCACGTGCGGTGTTCCTGGGGGCCGGGGCCGCGCTGCTGCCCGATTGGGCCGAGGCGATGCTGGAACGCACCGCGGGGCAGCGCACGCAGGCGGCGGCCTCGGCCAGGCTGATGCAGGGCATGGCGCCGCTGTTCCGCCGCGCACTGCCCGATGGCCTGTCCACGCGCGCCTGTGCACGCGTGGGCGTGCCGGTGGACGTGCTGCGCGAGTGGCCCGAAATGCTCCGGTAG
- a CDS encoding LytTR family DNA-binding domain-containing protein has product MPLEALIAEDEELLRQSLVEQLGRLWPELKLVAECEDGASALEQLAEKQPDIAFLDIRMPGISGIEVARALSELSPRTQVVFVTAYDQYAIDAFEQGAMDYLLKPVSDERLLATRERILSRLPNTRQDDAVLERLLQRLGPSQGAADRPPLAWITASNGRDTQLIMLEDVVYFRADNKYTTVVTSAGESLLRTPLRELLEVLDPQHFRQVHRSTIVNMKAVAAVSRDDTGRGVLRLRQRPETLVVSQPFMSLFRGM; this is encoded by the coding sequence ATGCCGCTTGAAGCCCTGATCGCCGAAGACGAGGAACTGCTGCGGCAGTCGCTGGTGGAACAACTGGGCCGGTTGTGGCCGGAACTGAAGCTGGTGGCCGAATGCGAGGACGGCGCCAGTGCGCTGGAACAGCTGGCCGAGAAGCAGCCGGACATTGCCTTCCTGGATATCCGCATGCCCGGCATCAGCGGCATCGAAGTGGCCCGCGCGCTGTCCGAACTGAGCCCGCGCACGCAGGTGGTGTTCGTCACCGCCTACGACCAGTACGCCATCGATGCGTTCGAGCAGGGCGCGATGGATTACCTGCTGAAGCCGGTCAGCGACGAGCGCCTGCTGGCCACCCGCGAACGCATCCTTTCGCGCCTGCCCAACACCCGCCAGGACGACGCGGTGCTGGAACGCCTGCTGCAGCGCCTGGGCCCCTCACAGGGGGCGGCCGACCGCCCGCCGCTGGCCTGGATCACCGCCAGCAACGGCCGTGACACGCAGTTGATCATGCTCGAGGACGTGGTCTATTTCCGCGCCGACAACAAGTACACCACGGTGGTCACCAGTGCTGGCGAAAGCCTGTTGCGCACGCCGCTGCGCGAACTGCTGGAAGTGCTCGACCCGCAGCACTTCCGCCAGGTGCACCGTTCGACCATCGTCAACATGAAGGCGGTGGCGGCGGTCAGCCGCGATGACACCGGCCGCGGCGTGCTGCGCCTGCGCCAGCGGCCGGAGACGCTGGTGGTCAGCCAGCCGTTCATGAGCCTGTTCCGCGGCATGTAG
- a CDS encoding MFS transporter: MATPYRDLFAAPGTVGLALAGLLARLPLPMTGIGIITLIVQLRGSYALAGAVSATFVLTYALLSPQISRRVDRHGQGRVLPLAAALSALGLLCLLASTVLHAPTWTLFASATLAGCMPSISAMVRARWSAIHRGRAQLQTAYSLETVFDEVTFIAGPPLSVGLSVAVWPQAGVLAAAVLLLAGVAALVLQRGTEPAPQPLQAGAARPMSPLRRPGIALLVLLMLAMGVIVGTVDIGSVAFAEQRGQAMAASLVLSAYAAGSCVAGLVFGALTLQAPLHRLLLLGALATASSTLPLLWAGNVPALAMAVLLAGVCFAPTMIVAMSLVEQRLPAACLTEGMTWLLAGLNVGVAMGAALSGQVVDAGGVRAGFVVALCAGAAVLLLAVLAQRPLRCTHSPAAAEGTVQ; this comes from the coding sequence TTGGCCACCCCCTATCGCGATCTGTTCGCTGCCCCTGGCACCGTCGGCCTGGCCCTGGCCGGGCTGCTGGCCCGGTTGCCCCTGCCGATGACAGGCATCGGCATCATCACGCTCATCGTGCAACTGCGCGGCAGCTATGCCCTGGCCGGTGCGGTGTCGGCCACCTTCGTGCTCACCTATGCGCTGCTGTCCCCGCAGATATCGCGCCGGGTCGACCGTCATGGGCAGGGCAGGGTGCTGCCGCTGGCCGCCGCGCTCAGCGCGCTGGGCCTGCTGTGCCTGCTGGCCAGCACCGTGCTGCACGCGCCCACCTGGACCCTGTTCGCCAGCGCCACCCTGGCCGGCTGCATGCCCAGCATTTCGGCGATGGTGCGCGCGCGCTGGAGCGCGATCCATCGGGGGCGTGCACAGCTGCAGACCGCGTACTCGCTTGAAACGGTGTTCGACGAGGTCACGTTCATCGCCGGGCCGCCGCTGTCGGTTGGCCTGTCTGTCGCCGTCTGGCCGCAGGCCGGGGTACTGGCTGCCGCCGTGTTGCTGCTGGCGGGTGTCGCCGCGCTGGTGCTGCAGCGTGGCACTGAACCCGCGCCACAGCCGCTGCAGGCCGGTGCCGCCAGGCCCATGTCACCGCTGCGGCGGCCCGGTATCGCGCTGCTGGTACTGCTGATGCTGGCCATGGGCGTGATCGTCGGTACCGTCGACATCGGCAGCGTGGCCTTCGCCGAGCAGCGTGGGCAGGCGATGGCGGCCAGCCTGGTGCTGTCCGCGTATGCCGCAGGCAGCTGCGTGGCGGGTCTCGTGTTTGGCGCGCTGACGCTGCAGGCGCCACTGCACCGCCTGTTGCTGCTGGGTGCGCTGGCCACTGCATCCAGCACCTTGCCGCTGCTCTGGGCCGGCAACGTGCCTGCGCTGGCGATGGCGGTCCTGCTGGCCGGCGTGTGCTTCGCGCCGACGATGATCGTGGCGATGTCGCTGGTCGAACAGCGCTTGCCTGCCGCGTGCCTGACCGAAGGCATGACCTGGCTGCTGGCTGGCCTGAATGTCGGCGTGGCGATGGGCGCCGCGTTGTCCGGGCAGGTGGTCGATGCCGGTGGCGTGCGCGCCGGCTTCGTCGTTGCGCTGTGCGCGGGCGCTGCGGTGCTGCTGCTGGCCGTGCTTGCGCAGCGCCCCTTGCGTTGCACCCACTCGCCTGCTGCCGCTGAAGGAACCGTGCAATGA
- a CDS encoding M13 family metallopeptidase has product MSKLRRPTLALAIVASLSLAACDRPAEPAAGTPAPADATPAPAKPMLGSFGFDASGMDRSIAAGDDFFGFANGTWVKNTEIPADRSRFGSFNVIAEKTQADTRAILEGAAGNAQASGDDKLIGDYYAAFMDEAGIEKRGLAPVQPQLAAISGITDKAGLARALGGDMRADVDLLNATNFYTDRLFGLWVSVDMLQPDRNAPYLVQGGLGMPDRDFYLGDGRMAELRKQYQAYIAQVLQLAGVADPAGKAQRILALETKIAQAHASQEETNNVTLGANPWTQADFNAKAPGMDWAAFLDAAKLGQQQDFIVWQPKAVAGLSRLVATEPLDAWKDYMAFHALDRAAAYLPKTFADARFAFHGTALSGTPQQSDRWKRAVDDANHAVGEAIGKRYVEKHFDAKTKERADEMAKNIIAAFAKRIDALAWMSPQTKAHAKAKVAGLTVGMGYPDTWRDYTGLEIRRDDPLGNAQRAEQFEYARNVAKLGKPVDHNEWAMLPQTINAMNVPLENRLVFPAAILQPPFFDGAADDAVNYGAIGAVIGHEISHGFDNAGALFDETGKLHNWWTAEDLKQFNAAGDALAAQFSSYEPFPGVHVNGKLTLGENIADVAGLGTAYDAYQMSLQGKPGQTLEGFTPDQRFFLGFAQAWRSKSREQALRNGLLTDVHAPGQYRALTVRNIDAWYPAFEVKEGQKLYLAPDKRVKVW; this is encoded by the coding sequence ATGTCCAAGCTGCGCCGTCCCACCCTGGCGCTGGCCATCGTCGCCAGCCTGTCCCTGGCCGCCTGCGACCGCCCGGCCGAACCGGCCGCCGGCACCCCCGCACCGGCCGATGCCACCCCTGCCCCGGCCAAGCCGATGCTGGGCAGCTTCGGCTTCGATGCCAGCGGCATGGACCGCAGCATCGCCGCCGGCGACGACTTCTTCGGCTTCGCCAACGGCACCTGGGTGAAGAACACCGAGATTCCGGCCGACCGCTCGCGCTTTGGCAGCTTCAACGTCATCGCCGAAAAGACCCAGGCCGATACCCGCGCGATCCTCGAGGGTGCGGCCGGCAATGCGCAGGCCAGCGGCGATGACAAGCTGATCGGCGATTACTACGCCGCGTTCATGGATGAGGCCGGCATCGAGAAGCGCGGCCTGGCCCCGGTGCAGCCGCAGCTGGCAGCGATCAGCGGCATCACCGACAAGGCGGGCCTGGCACGCGCGCTGGGCGGCGACATGCGTGCCGACGTCGACCTGCTCAATGCCACCAACTTCTACACCGACCGCCTGTTCGGCCTGTGGGTGTCGGTGGACATGCTGCAGCCGGACCGCAACGCGCCGTACCTGGTGCAGGGCGGCCTGGGCATGCCCGACCGTGATTTCTACCTGGGCGATGGCCGCATGGCCGAACTGCGCAAGCAGTACCAGGCCTACATCGCGCAGGTGCTGCAGCTGGCCGGCGTGGCCGATCCGGCCGGCAAGGCGCAGCGCATCCTCGCGCTGGAAACGAAGATCGCCCAGGCCCACGCCAGCCAGGAAGAAACCAACAACGTGACCCTGGGTGCCAACCCGTGGACCCAGGCGGACTTCAACGCCAAGGCACCGGGCATGGACTGGGCGGCGTTCCTGGACGCGGCCAAGCTGGGCCAGCAGCAGGACTTCATCGTGTGGCAGCCCAAGGCCGTGGCCGGCCTGTCGCGGCTGGTGGCCACCGAGCCGCTGGACGCTTGGAAGGACTACATGGCCTTCCACGCGCTCGACCGCGCCGCCGCCTACCTGCCGAAGACGTTCGCCGATGCCCGCTTCGCCTTCCATGGCACTGCACTGAGCGGCACCCCGCAGCAGAGCGACCGCTGGAAGCGTGCGGTGGACGATGCCAACCACGCCGTCGGCGAAGCCATCGGCAAGCGTTACGTGGAAAAGCACTTCGACGCCAAGACCAAGGAACGCGCGGACGAAATGGCGAAGAACATCATCGCCGCCTTCGCCAAGCGCATCGACGCCCTGGCCTGGATGTCGCCGCAGACCAAGGCACACGCCAAGGCCAAGGTGGCCGGCCTGACCGTGGGCATGGGCTACCCGGACACCTGGCGCGACTACACCGGCCTGGAGATCCGTCGTGACGACCCGCTGGGCAATGCGCAGCGCGCCGAGCAGTTCGAGTACGCACGCAACGTCGCCAAGCTGGGCAAGCCGGTCGACCACAACGAGTGGGCGATGCTGCCGCAGACCATCAACGCGATGAACGTGCCGCTGGAGAACCGCCTGGTGTTCCCGGCCGCGATCCTGCAGCCGCCGTTCTTCGATGGCGCCGCCGACGACGCGGTGAATTACGGCGCCATCGGCGCAGTGATCGGCCACGAGATCAGCCATGGCTTCGACAACGCCGGCGCGCTGTTCGATGAAACCGGCAAGCTGCACAACTGGTGGACGGCCGAAGACCTCAAGCAGTTCAACGCGGCCGGTGATGCACTGGCCGCGCAGTTCAGCAGCTACGAGCCGTTCCCCGGCGTGCACGTCAACGGCAAGCTGACCCTGGGCGAGAACATCGCCGACGTGGCCGGCCTGGGCACCGCCTACGACGCTTACCAGATGTCGCTGCAGGGCAAGCCGGGCCAGACCCTGGAAGGCTTCACCCCCGACCAGCGTTTCTTCCTCGGCTTCGCCCAGGCATGGCGCAGCAAGAGCCGCGAACAGGCCCTGCGCAATGGCCTGCTGACCGACGTGCACGCCCCCGGCCAGTACCGTGCGCTGACCGTGCGCAACATCGATGCGTGGTACCCGGCCTTTGAAGTGAAGGAAGGCCAGAAGCTGTACCTGGCCCCGGACAAGCGGGTCAAGGTGTGGTGA
- a CDS encoding EAL domain-containing protein, producing MPALKRALARPLRAITWGGIAVGVLLAVVLGVMLANDYQRRLEAAQRQSRAMAVGTERLLAMELRNLERAMSGIAADAAELFRRVPAQAPALLDASIDGVLGRHAELHSIVVLDTYGRALTAGKGDLQLPLWIDPQRRGQGSALYLGPPQQAIDGSWVVPLALPMAGDRWLLARLRCEELQRIVGGLDVGPRGLVSISDGQGFMLARVPEPASTVGHRYVLPSRDLVGHQAVVELGSIPGVVDGIARISTISTLERSPLAVQVGLADQDVLAPWWPYLQAAVAIMLAYTGVLLVLLYAIRRSTRSHQSMAEELRTGHAELGLAHHAGRVCTWHVDEDAALLHWSPLAREIFGLHTDAMPVAEFFNRVHHEDSERLQRAFNQAFAGDEVLDEEFRLVLPGGQVRWVAARGQRVEVADRQRRMIGALTDQTERYRAREQMSQAERRFRLLFDRNPAPFWVFDPDTLRFLEVNHAAVLQYGYSREEFLAMSILDIRPREGWDEVKGAIARARVGEMQDATVRMHRRRDGSVFEVRTHLSKLDFDGQPACLVLAEDVSERLAYERDLAYRARHNPDTGLLTVRALTEQLDAQEGAYTIAYVQLRGLQLVADTLGREIGDAVLQSMALRLGGLGARFGTLAFQPAEDFVLAIGGEHTAQRALDDLLQIVSAPMRGKDSLHQFEPRIGVAVHAVGDGHGAEQVIGMAAQAAHAARAEGNVVAWFDTAVTTRLADRLRLAARIHAAIDNEFQLYFQPIRHASDGSPAALEALLRWPQADGSFIPPSEFIQLCEDTGLILALGRWVIRAAAQAQRRLVDAGWGELSIAVNVSAVQFFNSDLVAEFTRAQKEFGLARGALHVELTESSLMRKPAQAMQTMQRLHEQGICVSLDDFGTGYSSMSYLQHLPLDILKIDRSFVADVETNPRNASICRALLSLGHSMGLTIIAEGVETPGQLNWLAAHGCDQVQGYLLGRPAPLEKIIDSLDEVVA from the coding sequence ATGCCAGCGTTGAAGCGCGCCCTGGCCCGGCCACTGCGTGCCATCACCTGGGGCGGCATTGCCGTGGGCGTGCTGCTGGCGGTGGTGCTGGGGGTGATGCTGGCCAACGATTACCAGCGCCGGCTGGAAGCCGCGCAGCGGCAGAGCCGGGCCATGGCCGTGGGCACCGAGCGGCTGCTGGCGATGGAACTGCGCAACCTGGAACGGGCCATGAGCGGTATCGCCGCCGATGCCGCCGAACTGTTCCGCCGCGTGCCGGCGCAGGCGCCCGCGCTGCTGGATGCGTCCATCGACGGTGTACTGGGCCGCCACGCCGAACTGCACAGCATCGTCGTGCTCGATACCTACGGCCGCGCGCTGACTGCCGGCAAGGGCGACCTGCAGCTGCCGCTGTGGATCGACCCGCAGCGGCGCGGGCAGGGCAGCGCGCTGTATCTCGGCCCGCCGCAGCAGGCCATCGATGGCAGCTGGGTGGTGCCGCTGGCCCTGCCGATGGCGGGCGACCGCTGGTTGCTCGCGCGCCTGCGCTGCGAGGAGCTGCAGCGCATCGTCGGCGGCCTGGACGTCGGCCCGCGCGGCCTGGTGTCGATCAGCGACGGCCAGGGGTTCATGCTCGCGCGGGTGCCCGAGCCGGCCTCCACCGTGGGCCATCGCTACGTGCTGCCCAGCCGCGATCTTGTCGGCCACCAGGCGGTGGTCGAACTGGGCAGCATCCCTGGCGTGGTGGATGGCATTGCGCGGATTTCCACCATCAGCACGCTGGAACGCAGCCCGCTGGCGGTGCAGGTGGGGCTGGCCGACCAGGACGTGCTGGCGCCGTGGTGGCCGTACCTGCAGGCGGCGGTGGCCATCATGCTGGCCTACACCGGGGTGCTGCTGGTGCTGCTGTATGCGATACGCCGCAGTACCCGCAGCCATCAGTCGATGGCCGAGGAGCTGCGTACCGGCCACGCCGAGCTGGGCCTGGCCCACCACGCCGGACGGGTCTGCACCTGGCACGTGGATGAGGATGCGGCGCTGCTGCACTGGTCGCCGCTGGCCCGCGAGATTTTCGGCCTGCACACCGACGCCATGCCGGTGGCCGAGTTCTTCAACCGCGTGCACCACGAGGACAGCGAGCGCCTGCAGCGCGCATTCAACCAGGCGTTTGCCGGCGATGAAGTGCTGGACGAGGAATTCCGCCTGGTGCTGCCCGGTGGCCAGGTGCGCTGGGTGGCGGCGCGCGGCCAGCGGGTGGAAGTGGCCGACCGCCAGCGCCGCATGATCGGCGCGCTGACCGACCAGACCGAGCGCTACCGCGCGCGCGAACAGATGAGCCAGGCCGAGCGCCGCTTCCGCCTGTTGTTCGACCGCAACCCGGCACCGTTCTGGGTGTTCGACCCGGACACCCTGCGCTTCCTCGAGGTCAACCACGCGGCGGTGCTGCAGTACGGCTACAGCCGCGAGGAATTCCTGGCGATGAGCATCCTCGACATCCGCCCGCGCGAAGGCTGGGACGAGGTGAAGGGCGCGATCGCGCGGGCCCGCGTGGGCGAAATGCAGGATGCCACCGTGCGCATGCACCGGCGCCGCGACGGCAGCGTGTTTGAAGTGCGCACGCACCTGTCCAAGCTGGATTTCGACGGCCAGCCGGCCTGCCTGGTGCTGGCCGAGGATGTCAGCGAGAGGCTGGCCTACGAGCGCGACCTGGCCTACCGCGCGCGGCACAACCCGGATACCGGCCTGCTGACCGTGCGCGCGCTGACCGAGCAGCTGGACGCGCAGGAAGGCGCCTACACCATCGCCTACGTGCAGCTGCGTGGCCTGCAGCTGGTGGCCGATACGCTGGGCCGCGAGATCGGCGATGCGGTGCTGCAGTCGATGGCCCTGCGCCTGGGCGGGCTGGGCGCGCGCTTCGGCACGCTGGCCTTCCAGCCGGCCGAAGATTTCGTGCTGGCCATCGGCGGCGAGCACACCGCACAGCGTGCGCTGGACGACCTGCTGCAGATCGTCTCGGCGCCGATGCGCGGCAAGGATTCCCTGCACCAGTTCGAGCCGCGCATCGGCGTGGCCGTGCATGCGGTGGGCGATGGCCACGGCGCCGAACAGGTGATCGGCATGGCCGCGCAGGCCGCGCATGCCGCGCGCGCCGAAGGCAACGTGGTGGCGTGGTTCGACACCGCGGTGACCACCCGCCTGGCCGACCGCCTGCGCCTGGCCGCGCGCATCCATGCCGCCATCGACAACGAATTCCAGCTGTATTTCCAGCCGATCCGCCATGCCAGCGATGGCAGCCCGGCGGCACTGGAGGCCCTGCTGCGATGGCCGCAGGCCGACGGCAGCTTCATTCCGCCCAGCGAGTTCATCCAGCTGTGCGAGGACACGGGGCTGATCCTGGCGCTGGGGCGCTGGGTGATCCGCGCGGCCGCACAGGCGCAGCGGCGCCTGGTGGACGCGGGCTGGGGCGAGCTGTCGATCGCGGTGAATGTCTCGGCGGTGCAGTTCTTCAACAGCGATCTGGTGGCCGAGTTCACCCGCGCGCAGAAGGAGTTCGGCCTGGCCCGCGGCGCACTGCACGTGGAGCTGACCGAGAGCAGCCTGATGCGCAAGCCGGCGCAGGCGATGCAGACCATGCAGCGCCTGCACGAGCAGGGCATCTGCGTGTCGCTGGATGATTTCGGCACCGGCTATTCCAGCATGTCCTACCTGCAGCACCTGCCGCTGGACATCCTGAAGATCGACCGCAGCTTCGTCGCCGATGTGGAAACCAATCCGCGCAACGCCTCGATCTGCCGCGCGCTGCTGTCGCTGGGCCACAGCATGGGGCTGACCATCATCGCCGAGGGCGTGGAAACACCGGGGCAGCTGAACTGGCTGGCCGCGCACGGCTGCGACCAGGTGCAGGGCTACCTGCTGGGGCGGCCGGCGCCGCTGGAAAAGATCATCGATTCGCTGGATGAAGTCGTCGCCTGA